In a single window of the Terriglobus roseus genome:
- a CDS encoding BON domain-containing protein → MQSTFGSRPPAVSRFAGSLALAAILLVPVASGFAQSTQKGPSDAQVEANVLKAFASDGKLANQPINTSTVFGTVTLSGSVSDEAARDAAEQIASRTEGVKKVIDQLTVGAPQQADNDPATANSLPNGASMPASQGGQMVARNPQGNADNGNMGPDAQAVQQGQAALQDGGSQYEQQPGYPQQGQPQYSQQQPGYGQQPAYGQQGYPQQQGGYPQTGYPAQQGAPQYGDPQATGGYSPSLQQQGRLYHRDYERQMAAQQAEQQGYGQQPQGYAAPQGQPGGQPVVIPQGTDVAVRINRWISSGDAGPGSTFSALVSNDVLAGGAIAIPRGATVQGTVIDAKGAGALKGRGGLTLALTMLELGGQQIPLQSEPFTVTGRDKAAQSVGSTIVGAGVGALIGAAIGRGTGAAIGAGVGGAAGLGASAASGGGQATLPPEALLHFRLTTPVQVVTVSEAEMQRLGGYAGPANAYRGGGPVPYPVRPYPAVVGVGVYGYPAPYYRRGYYRGGYWY, encoded by the coding sequence ATGCAGTCAACGTTTGGATCGCGCCCCCCTGCTGTTTCTCGATTTGCCGGTTCGCTCGCGCTGGCAGCCATACTGCTTGTTCCGGTCGCGTCTGGATTCGCTCAGTCGACCCAGAAGGGGCCCAGCGACGCTCAGGTTGAAGCCAATGTCCTGAAGGCGTTCGCCTCGGACGGAAAGTTGGCAAACCAGCCCATCAATACCTCCACTGTCTTCGGCACCGTTACGCTCTCCGGCTCGGTGAGTGACGAAGCCGCGCGCGACGCTGCCGAGCAGATTGCCTCGCGCACAGAGGGAGTGAAGAAGGTCATCGACCAGCTCACCGTAGGTGCACCGCAGCAGGCGGACAACGATCCTGCAACTGCGAACAGCCTGCCCAATGGAGCTTCCATGCCAGCCTCTCAGGGGGGGCAGATGGTCGCACGTAATCCTCAGGGCAACGCAGATAATGGCAACATGGGACCGGATGCCCAGGCCGTGCAGCAGGGGCAGGCCGCTCTTCAGGACGGTGGTAGCCAGTACGAGCAACAGCCTGGCTACCCGCAGCAGGGGCAGCCCCAGTATTCGCAACAGCAGCCTGGTTATGGTCAACAGCCGGCATATGGCCAGCAGGGCTACCCCCAACAGCAGGGCGGCTACCCACAGACTGGTTATCCAGCTCAGCAGGGCGCACCGCAGTACGGTGACCCGCAGGCAACTGGCGGTTACTCTCCTTCACTGCAGCAACAAGGACGCCTGTACCACCGCGATTATGAGCGCCAGATGGCGGCTCAGCAGGCCGAGCAGCAGGGATACGGCCAGCAACCGCAGGGCTATGCGGCGCCACAGGGCCAGCCCGGTGGTCAGCCTGTCGTGATTCCACAGGGTACGGACGTCGCAGTGCGCATCAATCGCTGGATCTCGAGCGGCGATGCAGGTCCCGGCTCGACCTTCTCCGCTCTGGTCTCGAATGACGTACTGGCAGGCGGCGCGATTGCTATCCCGCGGGGCGCCACCGTCCAGGGAACCGTAATCGACGCCAAGGGGGCGGGTGCACTCAAGGGACGAGGGGGACTGACACTTGCCTTAACCATGTTGGAGCTTGGCGGGCAGCAGATTCCTTTACAGAGCGAACCATTCACCGTCACCGGTCGCGATAAAGCAGCGCAGTCTGTTGGCTCAACGATTGTTGGCGCGGGTGTCGGGGCACTCATCGGTGCCGCCATCGGTCGTGGGACCGGTGCAGCCATTGGAGCCGGAGTGGGTGGAGCAGCTGGTCTCGGTGCATCCGCTGCTTCAGGCGGTGGCCAGGCAACACTGCCGCCAGAGGCACTGCTTCATTTCCGCCTGACGACGCCGGTGCAGGTCGTGACGGTTTCTGAGGCGGAGATGCAGCGTCTTGGCGGCTATGCAGGTCCGGCCAATGCCTACCGCGGTGGTGGCCCCGTACCGTATCCTGTGCGGCCCTATCCGGCAGTCGTGGGTGTTGGCGTCTATGGATATCCAGCACCGTACTACCGCCGTGGCTATTATCGTGGCGGTTACTGGTACTAA